From the genome of Variovorax sp. RA8, one region includes:
- a CDS encoding MurR/RpiR family transcriptional regulator — protein sequence MPATPAATTVAQRIAQALPQLTPSHRQVADYVLERPLQVATLPIDELAAAVGVSVATANRFARALGFDGYASFRAELVRGFEPLVAPVERLRGNLARPSTVAEVFAMALEESQDNIGATRQALDPASCEAAVARVLGARTVFIAGFGASAWLAGLLHHGLDAYCADVRLLSSVSGVTHGARALSRGGPQDLLVALTFPRYLTDTVALTGLARSQGVGVLALTDRPSSPIAPLADVTLYAQTETRYRPNCETSVLALIEALTSAVALRAPQAYQAASKVVHAVMPWLHGAQGLRTANTPRMKQRPAPRAPAGKKKPR from the coding sequence ATGCCGGCTACCCCCGCAGCCACCACCGTCGCCCAGCGCATCGCCCAGGCCTTGCCGCAGCTGACCCCCTCGCACCGCCAGGTGGCCGACTACGTGCTCGAGCGCCCGCTGCAGGTCGCCACCTTGCCCATCGACGAGCTGGCCGCTGCCGTCGGCGTCTCGGTAGCCACCGCCAACCGCTTCGCCCGCGCGCTGGGCTTCGACGGCTACGCCAGTTTCCGCGCCGAGCTGGTGCGCGGCTTCGAGCCGCTGGTGGCCCCCGTCGAGCGCCTGCGCGGCAACCTGGCCCGCCCCTCGACGGTGGCCGAGGTGTTCGCGATGGCCCTGGAAGAAAGCCAGGACAACATCGGCGCAACACGCCAGGCCCTGGACCCCGCCTCCTGCGAGGCCGCGGTAGCTCGCGTGCTGGGCGCCCGCACGGTCTTCATCGCCGGCTTCGGCGCCAGCGCCTGGCTGGCCGGGCTGCTGCATCATGGGCTGGATGCCTACTGCGCCGACGTGCGCCTGCTGTCCTCGGTCAGCGGCGTCACGCATGGCGCGCGCGCCCTGTCGCGCGGCGGGCCGCAGGACCTGCTGGTGGCGCTGACCTTCCCGCGCTACCTGACCGATACCGTGGCGCTGACCGGCCTCGCGCGCAGCCAGGGCGTCGGCGTGCTGGCACTGACCGACCGGCCCAGCTCGCCGATCGCGCCGCTGGCCGATGTCACCCTCTACGCGCAGACCGAAACCCGGTATCGTCCCAATTGCGAGACCAGCGTGCTGGCGCTGATCGAGGCCCTGACCAGTGCAGTGGCCCTGCGCGCCCCGCAGGCCTACCAGGCCGCAAGCAAGGTGGTGCATGCCGTGATGCCCTGGCTGCACGGCGCGCAGGGCCTGCGGACCGCGAACACGCCGAGAATGAAGCAGAGGCCGGCGCCGCGCGCGCCAGCCGGAAAGAAGAAGCCCCGATGA
- the gsiC gene encoding glutathione ABC transporter permease GsiC, producing MTQYVLKRLLGLLPTLLIVAVLVFLFVHMLPGDPARLAAGPDASPETVALVRADLGLDKPMPQQFLNFFTNMLQGDFGRSLRSKRPVSTEIAERFMPTLLLTLTSMAWAVVFGMAIGITSAVYRNQWPDRIGMTLAVSGISFPAFALGMLLMQIFSVQLGWLPTVGADSWRHYILPSITLGAAVAAVMARFTRASFVEVIQEDFVRTARAKGVSEKWVVLKHCLRNALIPVVTMMGLQFGFLLGGSIVVEAVFNWPGLGRLLVDAVDMRDYPVIQTLVLLFSLEFILINLVVDVMYGFINPTIRYK from the coding sequence ATGACCCAGTACGTCCTCAAGCGCCTGCTGGGCCTCTTGCCGACACTGCTGATCGTGGCGGTGCTGGTGTTCCTGTTCGTCCACATGCTGCCCGGCGACCCGGCGCGGCTGGCGGCCGGGCCGGACGCCAGCCCCGAGACGGTGGCGCTGGTGCGCGCGGACCTCGGCCTCGACAAGCCGATGCCGCAGCAGTTCCTCAACTTCTTCACCAACATGCTGCAGGGCGACTTCGGCCGCTCGCTGCGTTCGAAGCGGCCGGTGTCCACCGAGATCGCCGAGCGCTTCATGCCCACGCTGCTGCTCACCCTTACCAGCATGGCCTGGGCGGTGGTCTTCGGCATGGCGATCGGCATCACCTCGGCCGTGTACCGCAACCAGTGGCCCGACCGGATCGGCATGACGCTGGCGGTCTCGGGCATTTCCTTCCCGGCCTTTGCGCTGGGGATGCTGCTGATGCAGATCTTCTCGGTGCAGCTCGGCTGGCTGCCCACGGTGGGCGCCGATTCGTGGCGCCACTACATCCTGCCCTCGATCACGCTGGGCGCCGCGGTGGCGGCGGTGATGGCGCGCTTCACCCGCGCCTCCTTCGTCGAGGTGATCCAGGAGGATTTCGTGCGCACCGCGCGCGCCAAGGGCGTGTCGGAGAAGTGGGTGGTGCTCAAGCACTGCCTGCGCAACGCGCTGATCCCGGTGGTCACGATGATGGGGCTGCAGTTCGGCTTCCTGCTGGGCGGCTCGATCGTGGTCGAGGCGGTGTTCAACTGGCCGGGCCTCGGGCGCCTGCTGGTGGATGCGGTCGACATGCGCGACTACCCGGTGATCCAGACGCTGGTGCTGCTGTTCTCGCTGGAGTTCATCCTGATCAACCTGGTGGTGGATGTGATGTACGGCTTCATCAACCCCACCATTCGCTACAAGTGA
- a CDS encoding dipeptide ABC transporter ATP-binding protein yields the protein MSAIVSPSSAAGTAMQMPEQRVLEVDGLTVRFATSERTVDAVRKLSFHVDRGETLAIVGESGSGKSVTSLALMRLVEYGGGHILEGRMRFRRRDGRVLDLAKATDATMRGIRGADIAMIFQEPMTSLNPVFTASDQIAEAIAIHQGKDRAASRAEALRMLELVRIPEARSVLQRYPHQLSGGMRQRVMIAMALSCRPSLLIADEPTTALDVTIQAQILQLIRELQAEMHMGVVFITHDMGVVAEVADRVLVMYRGDKAEAGQSEQIFAAPQHPYTRALLSAVPQLGAMRGTELPARFELLQVDAAGVSVSDRSPQDTVRYDVPPILRVKNLVTRFDLKSGLFGRVTRRVHAVEGISFDLRAGETLALVGESGCGKSTTGRSLLRLVDSQGGEIEFKGRNVLALPQGELQALRRDIQFIFQDPFASLDPRLTVGFSIMEPLLVHRVAKGAEAQARVRWLLEKVGLPADYAQRYPHEFSGGQRQRIAIARALALDPKVVVADESVSALDVSIQAQIVNLMLDLQRELGVAFLFISHDMAVVERISHRVAVMYLGQIVEMGPRRAIFENPQHAYTKRLMAAVPVADPTRRTQKRPLLQGEVPSPVHPVGYEPSVAPLVEVGPGHFVARHPIAGDF from the coding sequence ATGAGCGCGATCGTTTCGCCTTCTTCCGCGGCCGGCACTGCCATGCAGATGCCCGAGCAGCGCGTGCTCGAGGTCGACGGGCTCACCGTGCGCTTCGCGACCTCCGAACGCACCGTCGATGCGGTGCGCAAGCTGAGCTTCCACGTCGACCGCGGCGAGACGCTCGCCATCGTCGGCGAATCGGGTTCGGGCAAGTCGGTCACCTCGCTCGCGCTGATGCGGCTGGTCGAATACGGCGGCGGCCACATCCTCGAGGGCCGCATGAGGTTCAGGCGCCGCGACGGCCGCGTGCTCGACCTGGCCAAGGCAACGGATGCCACCATGCGCGGCATCCGCGGCGCCGACATCGCGATGATCTTCCAGGAGCCGATGACATCGCTGAACCCGGTGTTCACCGCCAGCGACCAGATCGCGGAAGCCATCGCCATCCACCAGGGCAAGGACCGCGCCGCATCGCGCGCGGAGGCGCTGCGCATGCTGGAGCTGGTGCGCATCCCCGAGGCGCGCAGCGTGCTGCAGCGCTACCCGCACCAGCTCTCCGGCGGCATGCGCCAGCGCGTGATGATCGCGATGGCGCTGTCGTGCCGGCCCTCGCTGCTGATCGCGGACGAGCCCACCACCGCGCTCGACGTCACCATCCAGGCGCAGATCCTGCAGCTCATCCGCGAGCTGCAGGCCGAGATGCACATGGGCGTGGTCTTCATCACGCATGACATGGGCGTGGTGGCCGAGGTGGCCGACCGCGTGCTCGTGATGTACCGCGGCGACAAGGCCGAGGCCGGGCAGTCGGAGCAGATCTTCGCGGCGCCGCAGCACCCGTACACGCGCGCCCTGCTCTCCGCCGTGCCGCAGCTGGGCGCGATGCGCGGCACCGAGCTGCCGGCGCGCTTCGAGCTGCTGCAGGTGGATGCGGCGGGCGTCAGCGTGAGCGACCGCAGCCCGCAGGACACGGTGCGCTACGACGTGCCGCCGATCCTGCGGGTGAAGAACCTGGTGACGCGCTTCGACCTCAAGAGCGGGCTGTTCGGCCGCGTCACGCGCCGGGTGCATGCGGTGGAAGGCATCAGCTTCGACCTGCGTGCGGGCGAGACGCTGGCGCTGGTGGGCGAGTCGGGCTGCGGCAAGTCGACCACCGGCCGCTCGCTGCTGCGCCTGGTCGACAGCCAGGGCGGCGAGATCGAGTTCAAGGGCCGCAACGTGCTGGCGCTGCCACAGGGCGAGCTGCAGGCGCTGCGGCGCGACATCCAGTTCATCTTCCAGGACCCCTTCGCGTCGCTGGACCCGCGCCTCACGGTGGGCTTCTCGATCATGGAGCCGCTGCTGGTGCACCGCGTCGCCAAGGGCGCCGAGGCACAGGCGCGGGTGCGCTGGCTGCTGGAGAAGGTGGGGCTGCCGGCCGACTACGCGCAGCGCTACCCGCACGAGTTCTCCGGCGGCCAGCGCCAGCGCATCGCGATCGCGCGCGCGCTCGCGCTCGACCCGAAGGTGGTGGTGGCGGACGAGTCGGTCTCGGCGCTGGATGTGTCGATCCAGGCGCAGATCGTCAACCTGATGCTCGACCTGCAGCGCGAGCTGGGCGTAGCTTTTCTCTTCATCTCGCACGACATGGCGGTGGTGGAGCGCATCAGCCACCGCGTGGCGGTGATGTACCTGGGCCAGATCGTCGAGATGGGTCCACGCCGCGCCATCTTCGAGAACCCGCAGCATGCCTACACGAAGCGGCTGATGGCCGCGGTGCCGGTGGCCGACCCGACGCGGCGCACGCAGAAGCGCCCGCTGCTGCAGGGCGAGGTGCCGAGCCCGGTGCACCCGGTGGGCTACGAGCCTTCGGTAGCGCCGCTGGTCGAGGTGGGCCCGGGGCATTTCGTGGCGCGGCATCCGATTGCCGGCGATTTTTAG
- the gsiB gene encoding glutathione ABC transporter substrate-binding protein GsiB encodes MNKRLTRIAAALALAGLALSAQAAKDVVVAVQSNFTTTDPYDANDTLSQAVAKSFYQGLYGFDKDMKMVPVLATGHTVSKDGLVYTVKLRTGVQFHDGTPFNAEAVKATFDRVTNPDNKLKRYNLYKNIAKTEAVDASTVRFTLTEPFSPFINTLAHPSGVIISPAALAKFGSKGIAQNPVGTGPFKFVEWKSTDYLKVAKFDGYWKKGYPKVDTITFRPVVDNNTRAAMMQTNEAHFAFPMPPEAAETLKGKPSLEVTSSPSIIHRYISMNTQQKPFDNPKVRQAINYAINKEALVKVAFSGYAIPAEGVLPKGIDGASKLGPWPYDPAKARELLKEAGYPNGFESTLWSAYNYTTAQKVIQFVQQQLAQVGIKVQVQALEAGQRVERVESAQDPATAPVRMYYVGWSSSTGEADWAMRPLLASESFPPRLFNTAYYKNDEVDADIKKALVTTDPAAKAKIYADAQKRIWDDAPWAFLVTEQLLSVRARNLTGFYVIPDGSFNFDDVELK; translated from the coding sequence ATGAACAAGCGTCTTACCCGAATCGCAGCCGCCCTCGCGCTGGCCGGTCTCGCCCTGTCGGCGCAGGCGGCCAAGGACGTGGTCGTGGCCGTGCAGTCCAACTTCACCACCACCGATCCCTACGACGCCAACGACACGCTCTCGCAGGCAGTGGCCAAGTCCTTCTACCAGGGGCTCTACGGCTTCGACAAGGACATGAAGATGGTGCCGGTGCTGGCCACCGGCCACACCGTGAGCAAGGACGGGCTGGTGTACACCGTCAAGCTGCGCACCGGTGTCCAGTTCCACGACGGCACGCCCTTCAACGCCGAAGCCGTGAAGGCGACCTTCGACCGCGTGACCAACCCGGACAACAAGCTCAAGCGCTACAACCTCTACAAGAACATCGCCAAGACCGAGGCGGTCGATGCGAGCACGGTGCGCTTCACGCTGACCGAGCCCTTCTCGCCCTTCATCAACACGCTCGCCCACCCGTCGGGCGTGATCATCTCGCCGGCCGCGCTGGCCAAGTTCGGCAGCAAGGGCATCGCGCAGAACCCCGTGGGCACCGGCCCGTTCAAGTTCGTCGAGTGGAAGTCCACCGACTACCTGAAGGTCGCCAAGTTCGACGGCTACTGGAAGAAGGGCTATCCGAAGGTCGACACGATCACCTTCCGGCCGGTGGTCGACAACAACACGCGCGCCGCGATGATGCAGACCAACGAGGCGCACTTCGCCTTCCCGATGCCGCCGGAAGCCGCCGAGACCCTGAAGGGCAAGCCCAGCCTGGAGGTGACCAGCTCGCCCTCGATCATTCATCGATACATCTCGATGAACACGCAGCAGAAGCCTTTCGACAACCCGAAGGTGCGCCAGGCCATCAACTATGCGATCAACAAGGAAGCACTGGTCAAGGTGGCGTTCTCGGGCTATGCCATCCCGGCGGAGGGCGTGCTGCCCAAGGGCATCGATGGCGCGTCGAAGCTCGGCCCCTGGCCCTACGACCCGGCCAAGGCGCGCGAGCTGCTGAAGGAGGCCGGCTACCCGAACGGCTTCGAGAGCACGCTCTGGTCGGCCTACAACTACACGACGGCGCAGAAGGTGATCCAGTTCGTGCAGCAGCAGCTGGCGCAGGTCGGCATCAAGGTACAGGTGCAGGCGCTGGAGGCCGGGCAGCGCGTGGAGCGCGTCGAGAGCGCGCAAGACCCGGCCACCGCGCCGGTGCGCATGTACTACGTGGGCTGGTCCTCGTCCACCGGCGAGGCCGACTGGGCGATGCGCCCGCTGCTGGCGTCCGAATCGTTCCCGCCGCGCCTCTTCAACACCGCGTACTACAAGAACGACGAGGTCGATGCCGACATCAAGAAGGCGCTGGTCACCACCGACCCGGCCGCCAAGGCCAAGATCTACGCCGACGCGCAAAAGCGCATCTGGGACGACGCGCCGTGGGCCTTCCTCGTGACGGAGCAGCTGTTGTCGGTGCGGGCGCGCAACCTGACGGGCTTCTACGTGATTCCGGACGGCAGCTTCAACTTCGACGACGTCGAGCTGAAGTGA
- a CDS encoding polyhydroxyalkanoic acid system family protein: protein MASPIIISVPHELGRAEARRRIEAGFAKIINPLPGSSGARSERWDGDRLIFSVAALGQTVSGVIDVLDAAVVMEIELPGVLRVIAGGLKERLQKVGQLLLTRK from the coding sequence ATGGCGTCGCCCATCATCATTAGCGTTCCACATGAGCTCGGTCGCGCAGAGGCCCGACGCCGCATCGAGGCCGGTTTCGCTAAGATCATCAACCCGTTGCCGGGCAGCAGCGGGGCCCGCAGCGAGCGCTGGGATGGTGACCGGCTCATTTTCAGCGTCGCGGCGCTGGGTCAGACGGTCTCCGGTGTCATCGACGTGCTCGACGCCGCCGTAGTGATGGAAATCGAGTTGCCTGGTGTCCTCCGCGTGATCGCAGGCGGCCTCAAGGAAAGACTGCAAAAAGTGGGTCAACTGCTGCTGACGAGGAAATAG
- a CDS encoding DmpA family aminopeptidase, whose amino-acid sequence MAPAIPRIGALPSGRRDAITDVAGVTVGHCTLDEGDVQTGVTVVCPHAGDPYLQRVPAGVAVINGFGKSVGLVQVEELGVLETPIALTNTFSAPTVAEAQIRDCIAMDPECGRSLPSVNPLVFECNDGFLNDMQRMAVRGHHYLQARAAAGEEVPQGSVGAGRGMSCFALKGGIGTASRRVSAPGAGLHTVGALVLANYGLLPNLVIAGRAVGARLATQVATQLAGAMPAADPEKGSIIMLIATDAPLDARQLRRLALRAGAGLARTGSVFGHGSGDIALAFSTAYTLPQRREQPMPAVALLHDALLDGLFQATADSVEQAILHALWHAESITGRDGHVRPALTELLRDWPSDAFAPSDDPHGPHDPHS is encoded by the coding sequence ATGGCGCCTGCCATTCCGCGCATCGGCGCCCTGCCCTCCGGCCGCCGCGACGCCATCACCGATGTGGCCGGCGTCACGGTGGGCCATTGCACGCTCGACGAGGGAGACGTGCAGACCGGCGTGACGGTGGTGTGCCCGCATGCGGGCGACCCTTACCTGCAGCGCGTGCCGGCGGGTGTCGCGGTGATCAACGGCTTCGGCAAGAGCGTGGGGTTGGTGCAGGTGGAGGAGCTCGGCGTGCTCGAGACGCCGATCGCGCTGACCAACACCTTCTCGGCGCCGACCGTGGCCGAGGCGCAGATTCGCGACTGCATCGCGATGGATCCGGAATGCGGGCGCAGCCTGCCCAGTGTCAATCCGCTGGTCTTCGAGTGCAACGACGGCTTCCTCAATGACATGCAACGCATGGCCGTGCGCGGGCATCACTACCTGCAGGCCCGGGCCGCGGCCGGCGAGGAGGTCCCTCAGGGCTCGGTCGGCGCGGGCCGGGGCATGTCGTGCTTCGCGCTCAAGGGCGGCATCGGCACGGCGTCGCGCCGCGTGTCGGCGCCCGGTGCCGGGTTGCACACGGTGGGCGCGCTGGTGCTGGCCAACTATGGCCTGCTGCCCAACCTGGTGATCGCCGGCCGCGCGGTCGGTGCGCGGCTGGCGACGCAGGTGGCGACCCAGCTGGCCGGAGCTATGCCGGCGGCCGACCCCGAGAAGGGCTCGATCATCATGCTGATCGCCACCGACGCGCCGCTCGACGCCCGCCAGCTGCGCCGCCTGGCGCTGCGCGCCGGCGCGGGCCTGGCGCGCACCGGCTCGGTTTTCGGCCATGGCAGCGGCGACATCGCGCTGGCTTTCTCGACCGCCTACACGCTGCCGCAGCGCCGCGAGCAGCCGATGCCCGCGGTCGCCCTGCTGCACGACGCGCTGCTCGACGGCCTGTTCCAGGCCACGGCCGATAGCGTGGAGCAGGCGATTCTGCATGCGCTGTGGCACGCCGAGTCCATCACCGGGCGCGACGGCCATGTGCGCCCGGCGCTCACCGAACTGCTGCGCGACTGGCCGTCCGACGCGTTCGCCCCATCCGACGATCCGCACGGCCCCCACGACCCGCACTCATGA
- the gsiD gene encoding glutathione ABC transporter permease GsiD, whose translation MSTPPAEPIPAVAEQPIDATAAVAASSRVRTPWTEFWRKFRMQHVAMGAGIFVLLLVAVAILAPWIVPYDAENFFDYDKLNTGPSAAHWFGVDPLGRDIFSRILMGARISLATGFLSVVLGAIVGTALGLLAGYYGGWWDRIVMRISDVLFAFPGILLALGVVAILGSSMTNVVVAVSVFSVPAFARLVRGNTLALKNLTYIEATRSIGASDSTILLRHILPGTISSIVVYFTMRLGTSIITAASLSFLGMGAQPPMPEWGAMLNEARADMVNAPHVALFPSLAIFFTVLAFNLLGDGLRDALDPKIDRL comes from the coding sequence ATGAGCACCCCTCCCGCTGAACCCATCCCCGCCGTGGCCGAGCAGCCGATCGACGCCACTGCCGCAGTCGCCGCGTCCTCGCGCGTGCGCACGCCCTGGACGGAGTTCTGGCGCAAGTTCCGCATGCAGCATGTCGCGATGGGCGCGGGCATCTTCGTGCTGCTGCTGGTGGCCGTGGCCATCCTCGCGCCCTGGATCGTGCCGTACGACGCCGAGAACTTCTTCGACTACGACAAGCTCAACACCGGCCCCTCGGCGGCCCACTGGTTCGGGGTCGATCCGCTGGGGCGCGACATCTTCAGCCGCATCCTGATGGGCGCACGCATCTCGCTGGCCACGGGCTTCCTCTCGGTGGTGCTGGGCGCCATCGTGGGGACCGCGCTGGGCCTGCTGGCCGGCTACTACGGCGGCTGGTGGGACCGCATCGTGATGCGAATTTCCGACGTGCTCTTCGCCTTCCCCGGCATCCTGCTGGCGCTGGGCGTGGTCGCCATCCTCGGCAGCAGCATGACGAACGTGGTGGTGGCGGTGTCGGTGTTCAGCGTGCCGGCCTTCGCGCGGCTGGTGCGCGGCAACACGCTGGCACTGAAGAACCTCACCTATATCGAGGCCACGCGCAGCATCGGCGCGAGCGACAGCACCATCCTGCTGCGCCACATCCTGCCGGGCACCATCTCGTCCATCGTCGTGTACTTCACGATGCGGCTGGGCACTTCGATCATCACGGCGGCCAGCCTCAGCTTTCTGGGCATGGGCGCACAGCCGCCGATGCCCGAATGGGGCGCGATGCTGAACGAGGCGCGCGCGGACATGGTCAACGCGCCGCACGTGGCGCTGTTTCCGTCGCTGGCGATCTTCTTCACGGTGCTGGCCTTCAACCTGCTGGGGGATGGGCTGCGCGACGCACTCGATCCCAAGATCGACCGCCTGTAG
- a CDS encoding RNA recognition motif domain-containing protein: MSTKIYVGNLPYSVTDSSLESNFAEFGNVSSAKVMMDRETGRSKGFGFVEMASAEVAQAAINGLNGMTVDGRSIVVNLARPREERGGAGGYSAAGYSTARRSDIGYGTGGYGGGRY; this comes from the coding sequence ATGAGCACCAAAATCTACGTGGGCAACCTGCCCTACTCCGTGACCGATTCCAGCCTTGAAAGCAACTTTGCCGAGTTTGGCAATGTCTCTTCGGCCAAGGTCATGATGGACCGTGAAACCGGCCGCTCCAAGGGCTTCGGCTTTGTGGAAATGGCTTCTGCCGAAGTCGCCCAAGCCGCGATCAACGGTCTGAACGGCATGACCGTCGATGGACGCTCGATTGTCGTGAACCTCGCCCGCCCCCGCGAAGAGCGTGGCGGCGCAGGTGGCTACAGCGCGGCTGGTTACAGTACAGCAAGGCGCTCGGACATTGGCTATGGCACGGGTGGTTACGGCGGTGGTCGCTACTGA
- a CDS encoding IS1182 family transposase, which translates to MKRFIEGEDRQQVTLLPECLDDYIGEDNPVRVVDAFVEELDLHALGFEGVDPAATGRPSYHPSVLLKLYIYGYLNRIQSSRRLEREAQRNVELMWLTGRLAPDFKTIADFRHDNGTGIRNVCRRFVGLCRDLKLFSHAIVAIDGSKFKAVNSRDRNFTAGKIDARQRQIEQSIQRYLDALETADRTQPAEVEAKTERLTEKIKKLREQMKQLDRTKEELKKEPDGQRSLTDPDARSMNSQAKGSGLVGYNVQAAVDARHHLIVAHEVTNEGNDRAQLSNMAKAAREAMGKTRLQALADRGYFNGTELKACEDAGITTYVPKPMTSGAKAEGRFDKSDFIYIAKADEYQCPAGERAIYRFSTLERNGLQARLYWTSACPSCPLKKQCTTGDYRRIRRWEHEEVLERVQQRLDRKPVAMTLRRCTVEHVFGTLKHWMGWTHFLTKKLEHVNTEMSLHVLAYNLKRVIAILGIARTMKAVRLVGA; encoded by the coding sequence ATGAAGCGATTCATCGAAGGCGAGGATCGACAGCAGGTCACTCTGCTGCCAGAGTGCCTTGACGACTATATAGGCGAAGACAACCCGGTGCGGGTTGTCGATGCCTTCGTCGAGGAACTGGATCTGCATGCACTGGGTTTTGAAGGCGTCGATCCGGCAGCCACCGGCCGACCTTCGTACCACCCCTCGGTCCTGCTGAAGCTCTACATCTACGGCTACCTGAACCGTATCCAATCGAGCCGGCGCCTGGAGCGCGAGGCGCAGCGCAACGTCGAGCTGATGTGGCTCACCGGCCGGCTCGCCCCGGACTTCAAGACCATCGCCGACTTCCGCCACGATAACGGAACCGGTATTCGCAACGTTTGCCGCCGCTTCGTCGGTCTGTGCCGCGACCTCAAGTTGTTCTCTCATGCCATCGTGGCCATCGACGGCAGCAAGTTCAAAGCGGTCAACAGCCGCGATCGCAACTTCACCGCGGGCAAGATCGACGCGCGTCAGCGGCAGATCGAGCAGAGCATCCAGCGCTACCTCGATGCACTGGAGACAGCCGACCGCACGCAGCCGGCGGAGGTAGAGGCCAAGACCGAGCGGTTGACGGAGAAGATCAAGAAGCTGCGCGAGCAGATGAAGCAGCTCGATCGCACCAAGGAAGAATTGAAGAAGGAGCCTGATGGGCAACGCTCGCTCACCGATCCTGATGCGCGTTCGATGAACTCGCAAGCCAAGGGCTCCGGCCTGGTGGGCTACAACGTTCAGGCGGCGGTCGACGCCAGGCACCACCTGATAGTGGCGCACGAGGTCACCAACGAGGGCAACGACCGCGCGCAGCTCAGCAACATGGCCAAGGCTGCACGCGAGGCGATGGGCAAGACCAGGCTACAGGCCCTTGCCGACCGCGGCTACTTCAACGGCACGGAGCTCAAGGCCTGCGAGGACGCAGGCATCACGACCTACGTGCCAAAGCCGATGACCTCGGGCGCCAAGGCCGAAGGCCGCTTCGACAAGAGCGACTTCATCTACATCGCGAAGGCCGACGAGTATCAGTGCCCTGCGGGCGAACGGGCCATCTACAGGTTCAGCACGCTCGAGCGAAATGGCCTCCAAGCGCGTCTCTATTGGACCAGTGCCTGTCCCTCATGCCCATTGAAAAAGCAGTGTACGACCGGCGACTATCGCCGCATCCGTCGCTGGGAGCACGAAGAGGTGCTTGAGCGCGTCCAGCAACGCCTGGACCGCAAGCCTGTCGCGATGACGCTGAGAAGGTGCACCGTGGAGCACGTGTTCGGAACACTCAAGCACTGGATGGGCTGGACGCACTTCCTGACGAAGAAGCTGGAGCACGTGAACACTGAGATGAGTCTGCACGTGCTGGCATACAACCTGAAGCGGGTGATCGCGATCCTGGGTATTGCCAGAACGATGAAGGCGGTCAGGCTGGTGGGGGCGTGA
- a CDS encoding isoaspartyl peptidase/L-asparaginase family protein, with protein sequence MRTTPVIAIHGGAGTISAAALDAGAAQAYHEALRAIVQAGQALLLGGASALDAVCLAVEMLEECPLFNAGRGAVFTHAGTHELDAAVMNGADLRAGAIACVSRIRRPVRAARAVMEDGAHVLLVGAGAEDFARERGLEMVDPAWFSTEARRAQLERAQAAGRVALDHDGTANTGAPLDEGRKFGTVGAVALDMQGHLAAATSTGGMTNKRVGRVGDSPLIGAGTYADDKRAAVSCTGSGEMFIRAAAAYDVCARMRYAGQSLAQAAQAVVMQSLPSIGGSGGLIAVDRNGNVCMPFNTDGMYRGHARGTEAPQTAIHR encoded by the coding sequence ATGAGAACGACACCCGTCATTGCCATCCACGGCGGCGCCGGCACGATCAGCGCCGCAGCGCTGGACGCCGGCGCAGCGCAGGCCTACCACGAGGCGCTGCGCGCCATCGTGCAAGCCGGCCAGGCGCTGCTGCTGGGTGGCGCCTCCGCGCTCGACGCGGTCTGCCTCGCGGTCGAGATGCTGGAGGAATGCCCGCTCTTCAATGCCGGCCGCGGCGCGGTGTTCACCCACGCGGGCACGCACGAGCTCGACGCGGCCGTGATGAACGGTGCCGACCTGCGCGCCGGCGCGATCGCCTGCGTGAGCCGCATCCGCCGCCCGGTGCGCGCCGCGCGTGCGGTGATGGAGGACGGCGCCCACGTGCTGCTGGTCGGCGCAGGCGCCGAGGACTTCGCGCGCGAGCGCGGGCTGGAGATGGTGGACCCGGCCTGGTTCTCCACCGAGGCGCGGCGCGCCCAGCTGGAACGCGCGCAGGCCGCCGGCCGCGTCGCGCTCGACCACGACGGCACGGCGAACACCGGCGCGCCGCTGGACGAGGGCCGCAAGTTCGGCACCGTCGGCGCCGTCGCGCTCGACATGCAAGGCCACCTCGCGGCCGCCACGTCCACCGGCGGCATGACCAACAAGCGCGTCGGCCGCGTCGGCGATTCGCCGCTGATCGGCGCCGGCACCTATGCCGATGACAAGCGCGCCGCCGTGTCGTGCACCGGCAGCGGCGAGATGTTCATCCGCGCGGCCGCAGCGTATGACGTCTGCGCGCGCATGCGCTATGCGGGCCAGTCGCTGGCGCAGGCGGCGCAGGCGGTGGTGATGCAGTCGCTGCCGTCGATCGGCGGCAGCGGCGGGCTGATCGCGGTCGATCGCAACGGCAACGTCTGCATGCCCTTCAACACCGATGGCATGTACCGCGGCCATGCGCGCGGCACTGAGGCGCCGCAGACCGCCATCCACCGATGA